The genomic DNA TTTAGATATTATGACAGAAATAGCAGGTATTAGAGGCCGAATTTTAATGGTAGCTATTCATGGACAAAAGAAAGAAGTTGACCTGTTTAAGTTCTTTTGGAAAGAATTAAAATTAATCGGTGCTCGTGTTTATGAAAAAGAAGATTATGAAAAATCAATAGCCTTAATCACAGCTAATGAGTTGCCGTTTGAAGATATGATTACCGATGTACAACCATTAAGTAAGGTTCAACAAGTTTTTGAAAATATAGATAATAACCCAGATGGCATGAAGGTGTTGATGGATTGTCAATTATAGTTAACGTGAATTTAATGACGAGTTTATTTTGTTAAAAATCAATAAATTATGTTTTTCGTGTCAGGTTGAGTACTTCGGCTACGCTCAGTATAAACTAAAGTCGAAACCTATTTAAACTTATAAGTTTGAATGTGTTTAGGGAGACAAGTAACGACATTAGTGAATTGATGTTTAAAATGAGCTTCTAGTTATGAAGACTCACGTTAATCAGTTTGACAATGATTTTTCATTTAGGAAACATATTCGTTTGGTAGAGGAAGATATAAAATAGTAAAGACATTAAAATAACTAGTAAAAAATTATATAATGAGTATTTTGAACAAATTTAGTTTAGAAGGAAAAACGGCCTTAGTAACAGGCTGCAAAAGAGGTATAGGTAAAGCTATGGCTATAGGTTTGGCAGAAGCAGGCGCTAATATCATTGGAGTGTCAGCTTCATTGGAATTAGAAGGTAGTGATGTTGAAAAAGCAGTGCTGGCTACAGGAAAAAGTTTTAAAGCCTATCAATGTGACTTTTCAGATAGGAAAGCCTTATACGCTTTTATTGCAGAAGCTAAAAAAGACAATCCAACCATAGATATTTTAGTTAATAATGCAGGCACTATTTTAAGAGCCCCTGCTGCAGAACATTCAGATGAATTGTGGGATAAAGTCATTGAGGTAAACCAAAATGCGCAGTTCATTTTAACCAGAGAGTTTGGTAAAGACATGGTCGCTAGAGGTTCTGGGAAAGTCATCTTTACAGCGTCGTTACTTACATTCCAAGGAGGAATTACAGTTCCGGGATATGCTGCAAGTAAAGGTGCTATTGGTCAATTAACTATGGCTTTTTCTAACGAATGGGCTGGCAAAGGCGTTAATGTAAATGCAATTGCACCTGGCTATATTTCAACAGACAATACAGAAGCATTAAGAAATGATCCGGTAAGAGCAGAATCTATTTTATCTCGTATT from Flavivirga abyssicola includes the following:
- a CDS encoding SDR family NAD(P)-dependent oxidoreductase, which encodes MLNKFSLEGKTALVTGCKRGIGKAMAIGLAEAGANIIGVSASLELEGSDVEKAVLATGKSFKAYQCDFSDRKALYAFIAEAKKDNPTIDILVNNAGTILRAPAAEHSDELWDKVIEVNQNAQFILTREFGKDMVARGSGKVIFTASLLTFQGGITVPGYAASKGAIGQLTMAFSNEWAGKGVNVNAIAPGYISTDNTEALRNDPVRAESILSRIPAGRWGEATDFAGPTVFLASEAAAYMNGSVVLVDGGWMGR